Proteins from one Ramlibacter sp. PS4R-6 genomic window:
- a CDS encoding ComEA family DNA-binding protein: MLKKILAVLLMLYTALAMAAVDVNKANEKELDAVKGIGPVTSKLILTERKKGEFKSWQDFIDRVKGVGDARAAKLSAEGLTVNGEAYKAMTAKKDAKEEKKDAKKDTKAAAKDEKKETRAAESKATAKDEKKDAKKDTKTADAGKPAASGAKAAASAKK; this comes from the coding sequence ATGCTCAAGAAGATCCTGGCCGTCCTGCTGATGCTGTACACGGCCCTGGCCATGGCCGCCGTCGACGTGAACAAGGCGAACGAGAAGGAACTCGATGCCGTCAAGGGCATCGGCCCCGTCACCAGCAAGCTCATCCTCACCGAGCGCAAGAAGGGCGAGTTCAAGAGCTGGCAGGACTTCATCGACCGCGTGAAGGGCGTGGGCGACGCGCGCGCCGCCAAGCTCTCCGCCGAAGGCCTCACGGTCAATGGCGAGGCCTACAAGGCCATGACGGCCAAGAAGGACGCCAAGGAGGAAAAGAAGGACGCCAAGAAGGACACCAAGGCGGCCGCCAAGGACGAGAAGAAGGAAACCCGCGCCGCCGAGAGCAAGGCCACGGCGAAGGACGAGAAGAAGGACGCCAAGAAGGACACGAAGACCGCCGACGCCGGCAAGCCCGCCGCGAGCGGCGCGAAGGCTGCGGCCAGCGCAAAGAAGTGA
- the lapB gene encoding lipopolysaccharide assembly protein LapB: MDFDLSWLLWGLPLAFVLGWVASRLDLRQMRVENRQAPKAYFKGLNFLLNEQQDQAIDAFIEAVQKDPDTSELHFALGNLFRRRGEYERAVRVHEHLLSRGDLSKEERHRAQHALALDFLKAGLLDRAEDALRKLEGTAYESQALLALLAIYERSRDWPHAAEVARKLDASGQGNFGGRVAHYLCEEAAAKPPQEAEQLLREAMTVAPEAARPGIEIAALQRKAGDERAAYETLSRLAETAPSSVPLMARPYAEAAIATNQRARALEVLEHAYERAHSLDVLEAIVSLQADADKAAAWYLKHLQREPSLVAASKWLANEKLEHQQYHSLVQGALDHAARPLMRYRCAACGFEAKQHFWQCPGCQAWDSYPARRVEEL, from the coding sequence ATGGACTTTGACCTGAGCTGGCTGCTGTGGGGCCTGCCCCTGGCGTTCGTGCTGGGCTGGGTCGCCTCGCGCCTGGACCTGCGCCAGATGCGCGTGGAAAACCGCCAGGCGCCCAAGGCCTACTTCAAGGGCCTGAATTTCCTGCTGAACGAGCAGCAGGACCAGGCCATCGACGCCTTCATCGAAGCGGTGCAGAAGGACCCCGACACCTCCGAGCTGCATTTCGCGCTGGGCAACCTGTTCCGCCGCCGCGGCGAGTACGAGCGGGCGGTGCGCGTGCACGAGCACCTGCTCTCGCGCGGCGACCTGAGCAAGGAGGAGCGCCACCGCGCGCAGCACGCGCTGGCGCTGGACTTCCTGAAGGCCGGCTTGCTCGATCGCGCGGAGGACGCGCTGCGCAAGCTCGAAGGCACCGCCTACGAGAGCCAGGCGCTATTGGCACTGCTCGCGATCTACGAGCGTTCGCGCGACTGGCCCCATGCCGCGGAAGTCGCGCGCAAGCTCGATGCATCCGGGCAAGGCAACTTCGGCGGGCGCGTCGCGCACTACCTGTGCGAGGAAGCCGCGGCCAAGCCGCCGCAGGAGGCCGAGCAGCTGCTGCGCGAGGCGATGACGGTCGCGCCGGAGGCCGCGCGTCCCGGCATCGAGATCGCGGCGCTGCAGCGCAAGGCCGGCGACGAACGCGCCGCTTATGAAACGCTCTCGCGCCTGGCCGAGACGGCGCCCTCTTCCGTGCCGCTGATGGCGCGCCCCTACGCCGAGGCGGCGATCGCGACGAACCAGCGCGCCCGGGCGCTCGAGGTGCTCGAGCACGCCTACGAGCGCGCGCATTCGCTGGACGTGCTCGAAGCCATCGTTTCGCTTCAGGCGGACGCGGACAAGGCCGCTGCGTGGTACCTGAAGCACTTGCAGCGCGAACCATCGCTGGTCGCCGCGTCGAAGTGGCTCGCCAACGAGAAGCTCGAACACCAGCAGTACCACTCGCTGGTGCAGGGCGCGCTGGACCATGCCGCGCGCCCGCTCATGCGCTACCGCTGCGCGGCCTGCGGCTTCGAGGCCAAGCAGCATTTCTGGCAATGCCCGGGCTGCCAGGCCTGGGACAGCTACCCCGCGCGCCGCGTGGAGGAACTATGA
- a CDS encoding integration host factor subunit beta, which yields MTRSDLVEELASRFSQLTHRDAEYAVKTILDAMSDALVRGHRIEIRGFGSFSINRRPPRMGRNPRSGESVHIPEKRVPHFKPGKALREAVDKRTAEMKDEA from the coding sequence ATGACTCGGTCCGATCTCGTTGAAGAACTCGCGTCCCGGTTCAGCCAGCTGACCCACCGCGACGCGGAATATGCCGTCAAGACGATCCTCGACGCCATGAGCGACGCGCTCGTGCGCGGGCATCGCATCGAGATCCGCGGCTTCGGCAGCTTCTCGATCAACCGGCGCCCCCCGCGCATGGGCCGCAACCCGCGCTCGGGCGAGAGCGTCCACATCCCCGAAAAGCGCGTGCCGCACTTCAAGCCGGGCAAGGCCCTGCGCGAGGCGGTGGACAAGCGCACGGCCGAAATGAAGGACGAGGCCTGA
- the rfaD gene encoding ADP-glyceromanno-heptose 6-epimerase: MTRYVVTGAAGFIGSNIVKGLNARGIDDIIAVDDLAHGDKFRNLADLKIADYVDADLFYDAFAEGHFGKVEAVFHEGACSDTMEQDGKYMMDNNYTLSCGLFAACKERGSRLLYASSAATYGGSETFRETPQFEHPLNVYGYSKLLFDQRMRRELGEDFSGAAKGKGKQVVGFRYFNVYGPREQHKGRMASVAFHQYNQFKADGKVKLFGEYGGYGPGEQKRDFVFVDDVVAVNLWFLDNPGKSGLFNLGTGRAQPFNDVAVGVVNALGKPGAPLDAKAAAAKGLIEYIPFPDALRGKYQCYTQADLAKLRAAGCDHRFATVQEGVASYMATLGG, from the coding sequence ATGACGCGCTACGTGGTCACCGGGGCCGCCGGGTTCATCGGCAGCAACATCGTCAAGGGCCTCAATGCCCGCGGCATCGACGACATCATCGCCGTCGACGACCTGGCGCACGGCGACAAGTTCCGCAACCTCGCCGACCTGAAGATCGCCGACTACGTCGACGCCGACCTGTTCTACGACGCCTTCGCCGAAGGCCATTTCGGCAAGGTCGAAGCCGTGTTCCACGAAGGCGCGTGCAGCGACACGATGGAGCAGGACGGCAAGTACATGATGGACAACAACTACACGTTGTCCTGCGGCCTCTTCGCCGCCTGCAAGGAGCGTGGTTCGCGCCTGTTGTACGCGTCTTCCGCCGCCACGTACGGCGGGTCCGAGACCTTCCGCGAGACGCCGCAGTTCGAGCACCCGCTCAACGTCTACGGCTACTCCAAGCTGCTGTTCGACCAGCGCATGCGGCGCGAGCTCGGCGAGGACTTCTCGGGCGCGGCCAAGGGCAAGGGCAAGCAGGTCGTCGGCTTCCGCTACTTCAACGTGTACGGCCCGCGCGAGCAGCACAAGGGCCGCATGGCCAGCGTCGCCTTCCACCAGTACAACCAGTTCAAGGCGGACGGCAAGGTCAAGCTGTTCGGCGAGTACGGCGGCTACGGTCCCGGCGAGCAGAAGCGCGACTTCGTTTTCGTCGACGACGTGGTCGCCGTGAACCTGTGGTTCCTGGACAACCCGGGCAAGTCGGGGCTGTTCAACCTGGGCACGGGCCGCGCGCAGCCCTTCAACGACGTCGCGGTCGGCGTGGTGAACGCGCTCGGCAAGCCCGGCGCACCGCTCGATGCGAAGGCCGCTGCCGCCAAGGGCCTCATCGAGTACATCCCCTTCCCGGACGCCCTGCGCGGCAAGTACCAGTGCTACACGCAGGCCGACCTGGCGAAGCTGCGCGCGGCCGGCTGCGACCACCGGTTCGCCACCGTGCAGGAAGGCGTCGCCAGCTACATGGCCACCCTCGGGGGCTGA
- a CDS encoding TRAP transporter substrate-binding protein, with protein sequence MKALLFAALAAAGAAHAQNPQSATWKLATGYRAESFHTENLVQFARDVDAATKGQLKIEVHPNNSLFKLGEIFGAVSAGKAEAGETIMSSLVKDIPIAGADSIPFVTASYADAQRMWQLQRPMIEKHFEARGVKVLYAVPWPPQGLHSNKPINNASDFSGTKMRTYNQTTIRIAEYMKATPVDVAMVDVNKALGEGRMDNMITSAVTGVENKVWGPIKYYYEINAWFPKNIVFVNARAFAALPPAQQKAVLKAASDAETRGWARSQAVMVDSTNELRAHGVKVERVSREFDAEIKRLGEKFSREWIRSVGNEANRIFVPYYTQ encoded by the coding sequence ATGAAGGCCTTGTTGTTCGCCGCGCTCGCCGCGGCCGGGGCGGCTCACGCCCAAAATCCGCAGAGCGCCACCTGGAAGCTCGCGACGGGCTACCGTGCCGAGTCGTTCCACACCGAGAACCTCGTGCAGTTCGCGCGCGACGTGGATGCCGCCACCAAGGGGCAATTGAAGATCGAGGTGCACCCCAACAACTCGCTGTTCAAGCTGGGCGAGATCTTCGGCGCCGTGTCGGCGGGCAAGGCCGAGGCCGGCGAGACCATCATGAGCAGCCTGGTCAAGGACATCCCGATCGCGGGCGCGGACTCGATCCCGTTCGTGACGGCGAGCTACGCCGACGCCCAGCGCATGTGGCAGCTGCAGCGGCCCATGATCGAGAAGCACTTCGAGGCGCGCGGGGTGAAGGTGCTCTACGCCGTGCCTTGGCCGCCGCAGGGCCTGCACAGCAACAAGCCGATCAACAACGCATCGGACTTCAGCGGCACGAAGATGCGCACCTACAACCAGACGACGATCCGCATCGCCGAGTACATGAAGGCCACGCCGGTCGACGTCGCGATGGTCGACGTGAACAAGGCGCTGGGCGAAGGCCGCATGGACAACATGATCACGTCGGCCGTGACGGGCGTGGAGAACAAGGTGTGGGGGCCGATCAAGTACTACTACGAGATCAACGCCTGGTTTCCCAAGAACATCGTGTTCGTGAACGCCCGGGCGTTCGCCGCGCTGCCGCCGGCGCAGCAGAAGGCCGTGCTGAAGGCGGCATCGGACGCGGAAACGCGCGGCTGGGCCCGCAGCCAGGCCGTGATGGTGGATTCCACCAACGAGCTGCGCGCCCATGGCGTCAAGGTCGAGCGGGTCAGCCGTGAATTCGACGCCGAAATCAAGCGCCTGGGTGAAAAGTTCTCCCGGGAATGGATACGATCTGTCGGGAACGAGGCCAATCGGATTTTCGTCCCGTATTACACCCAATGA
- a CDS encoding DinB family protein — MDASADAFLANYRYLAEYNRWFNERLYDACERVGDAERRHDHGAFFGSIHGTLNHIVWADRLWLKRFATQGFGFPALTEDLLRVPEDAVHATVLYENWNELRAARVALDAAIEVWVRDMPPAFLLAPMRYANTKGVKRDHPAWKGLTHFFNHQTHHRGQATTLLSQAGIDVGMTDLISLA, encoded by the coding sequence ATGGATGCCAGCGCCGACGCTTTCCTTGCCAACTACCGCTACCTCGCCGAGTACAACCGCTGGTTCAACGAGCGGCTGTACGACGCGTGCGAGCGCGTGGGCGACGCCGAGCGGCGGCACGACCACGGCGCGTTCTTCGGCTCCATCCACGGCACCTTGAACCACATCGTGTGGGCCGACCGCCTGTGGCTGAAAAGGTTCGCGACGCAGGGGTTCGGGTTTCCGGCGCTCACGGAGGACCTGTTGCGGGTGCCGGAAGATGCGGTGCACGCGACGGTGCTCTACGAGAACTGGAATGAACTGCGCGCGGCGCGGGTGGCCCTCGACGCGGCGATCGAGGTGTGGGTGCGCGACATGCCGCCGGCGTTCCTGCTGGCGCCCATGCGCTACGCCAACACCAAGGGCGTGAAGCGCGACCACCCGGCTTGGAAGGGGCTCACGCACTTCTTCAACCACCAGACCCACCACCGCGGGCAGGCCACCACCTTGCTGTCGCAGGCCGGCATCGACGTAGGGATGACCGACCTGATCTCGCTGGCGTAA
- a CDS encoding putative hydro-lyase: MTSNYASPRELRLAARAGRFNEPTSGHAPGFLQANLMIVPQAHAFDFLLFCQRNPKPCPLIEVMSPGAREPRCARGADIATDVPGYRIYRNGELADERDDVGDLWQGDFVSFLIGCSFSFEDAVVQAGVPLRHVEQGCNVAMYRTNIACESAGPFHGEMVVSMRPIKSRDVAKVVEISGRFDVAHGAPVHIGNPGAIGIADLAHPDYGDAVRVEDDEVPIFWACGVTPQWVAQKSRLPLCITHAPGKMFVTDVKG, from the coding sequence ATGACATCGAATTACGCCAGTCCCCGTGAATTGCGCCTCGCCGCGCGCGCCGGCCGCTTCAACGAGCCGACCTCCGGCCATGCGCCCGGCTTCCTGCAGGCCAACCTGATGATCGTGCCGCAAGCGCACGCCTTCGACTTCCTGCTGTTCTGCCAGCGCAACCCCAAGCCCTGCCCGCTGATCGAGGTGATGAGCCCCGGCGCGCGCGAGCCCAGGTGCGCGCGCGGCGCGGACATCGCCACCGACGTGCCAGGCTACCGCATCTACCGCAATGGCGAGCTGGCCGACGAGCGCGACGACGTGGGCGACCTGTGGCAGGGCGACTTCGTGAGCTTCCTCATCGGCTGCAGCTTCTCGTTCGAGGACGCGGTGGTGCAGGCCGGCGTGCCGCTGCGCCACGTGGAGCAGGGCTGCAACGTGGCCATGTACCGCACCAACATCGCCTGCGAGAGCGCGGGGCCCTTTCACGGCGAGATGGTCGTGAGCATGCGGCCGATCAAGAGCCGCGACGTGGCGAAGGTGGTGGAGATTTCCGGCCGGTTCGACGTGGCCCACGGGGCGCCCGTCCATATCGGCAACCCGGGCGCGATCGGCATCGCCGACCTGGCGCACCCGGACTACGGCGATGCCGTGCGCGTCGAAGACGACGAAGTCCCCATTTTCTGGGCCTGTGGCGTCACGCCGCAGTGGGTGGCCCAGAAAAGCCGCTTGCCGCTGTGCATCACCCATGCGCCCGGCAAGATGTTCGTGACAGACGTCAAGGGATAA
- a CDS encoding hydantoinase B/oxoprolinase family protein, with protein sequence MTTTTTPSRWQFWIDRGGTFTDIVAKRPDGSLVTHKLLSENPEQYRDAAVAGIRHLLGLKAGEPVTPRLVESVKMGTTVATNALLERKGEATLLVTTRGFRDALRIAYQNRPRLFDRNIVLPELLYSSVIEARERVGAQGEMLQKLDEAHLRDELKKAHKAGVRSVAVVFMHGYRFTDHEKAAARLAREAGFTQVSTSHETSPMMKFVSRGDTTVVDAYLSPILRRYVDQVASEMPGVKLFFMQSSGGLTDAHKFQGKDAILSGPAGGIVGMARTAQLGGHHKVIGFDMGGTSTDVSHFAGEFEREFETQVAGVRMRAPMMSIHTVAAGGGSILEFDGSRFRVGPQSAGANPGPASYRRGGPLAVTDANVMVGKIQPRYFPKVFGPKANEALSFEAVQAKFNELAGKTGRSAEVVAEGFINIAVQQMANAIKKISVARGYDVTRYTLQCFGGAGGQHACLVADALGMSRVFVHPLAGVLSAYGMGLADQNVIRELSIELPLTQSNLPLVAEKLDTLGAAAQAELEQQQANSGQVTVHHRVHVRYEGSDSALVVPFGDLQTIIAGFETAYRQRFAFLMQGKGMMVEAVSVEAVVAGDAPAEPRNDMHPMREAPRRETVRMYSGGQWHEAALIVREDLRAGDIMAGPAIIAEKNATTVVEPGWEAQLTALDHIVLERRVPRTQRFAAGTRVDPVLLEVFNNLFMNIAEQMGLQLQNTAYSVNIKERLDFSCALFDAEGNLIANAPHMPVHLGSMGESIKTVIRENAGRMSPGDVYVLNDPYHGGTHLPDVTVITPVYLGTSASDKPLFYVGSRGHHADIGGSTPGSMPPFSTRVEEEGVQINNVKLVDRGVLREAEMVQLLKSGEFPSRNPEQNMADLKAQIAANEKGVQELRKMVEQFGLDVVQAYMKHVQDNAEESVRRVITKLKDGKFTLPLDNGAQIQVAIRVNAQDRSAEIDFTGTSPQQVNNFNAPTAVCMAAVLYVFRTLVDDEIPLNAGCLKPLKVVIPSHSMLNPDPPASVVAGNVETSTCITNALYGALGVMASSQCTMNNFTFGNARHQYYETISGGSGAGEGFDGTSVVQTHMTNSRLTDPEVLEFRFPVRLESYAIRDGSGGAGKFKGGNGGVRRVRFLEPMTASILSNGRKHGAFGMAGGQPGQVGVNRVVRVDGKVEELDHIASAEMGPGDIFEIHTPGGGGYG encoded by the coding sequence ATGACGACGACGACAACCCCATCCCGCTGGCAGTTCTGGATCGACCGGGGCGGCACGTTCACGGACATCGTGGCCAAGCGCCCCGACGGCTCGCTCGTGACGCACAAGCTCCTGTCGGAGAACCCGGAGCAGTACCGCGACGCCGCGGTGGCCGGGATCCGGCACCTCCTGGGCCTGAAGGCGGGCGAGCCCGTCACGCCCAGGCTGGTCGAGTCGGTGAAGATGGGCACGACGGTGGCCACCAACGCGCTGCTGGAGCGCAAGGGTGAGGCGACGCTGCTGGTCACCACGCGCGGCTTTCGCGACGCGCTGCGCATCGCCTACCAGAACCGCCCGCGCCTGTTCGACCGCAACATCGTGTTGCCGGAGCTGCTGTATTCGTCGGTGATCGAGGCGAGGGAGCGCGTGGGTGCGCAAGGCGAGATGCTGCAGAAGCTGGACGAGGCCCACCTGCGCGATGAGCTGAAGAAGGCGCACAAGGCCGGCGTGCGCAGCGTCGCCGTCGTCTTCATGCACGGCTACCGCTTCACGGACCACGAGAAGGCGGCGGCGCGGCTGGCGCGCGAGGCGGGCTTCACGCAGGTGAGCACCTCGCACGAAACCAGCCCGATGATGAAGTTCGTCAGCCGCGGCGACACGACGGTGGTGGATGCGTACCTGTCGCCGATCCTGCGCCGCTACGTCGACCAGGTGGCCAGCGAGATGCCCGGCGTGAAGCTGTTCTTCATGCAGTCCTCGGGCGGCCTGACGGACGCGCACAAGTTCCAGGGCAAGGACGCGATCCTGTCGGGGCCCGCGGGTGGCATCGTCGGCATGGCGCGGACGGCGCAACTGGGCGGCCACCACAAGGTGATCGGCTTCGACATGGGTGGCACGTCCACCGACGTGTCGCATTTCGCGGGCGAGTTCGAGCGGGAGTTCGAGACGCAGGTGGCCGGCGTGCGCATGCGCGCGCCGATGATGAGCATCCACACCGTGGCGGCCGGCGGCGGTTCGATCCTGGAGTTCGATGGGTCCCGCTTCCGCGTGGGGCCGCAGAGCGCGGGCGCGAACCCGGGCCCGGCCAGCTATCGCCGCGGCGGGCCGCTCGCGGTGACGGACGCGAACGTGATGGTCGGCAAGATCCAGCCGCGCTACTTCCCGAAGGTGTTCGGGCCCAAAGCCAACGAGGCGCTCAGCTTCGAGGCCGTGCAGGCCAAGTTCAACGAGCTCGCCGGCAAGACCGGCCGCAGCGCGGAAGTGGTGGCCGAGGGCTTCATCAACATCGCCGTGCAGCAGATGGCCAACGCCATCAAGAAGATTTCGGTGGCGCGCGGCTACGACGTCACGCGCTACACGCTGCAGTGCTTCGGCGGCGCGGGCGGGCAGCATGCGTGCCTGGTGGCGGACGCGCTGGGCATGAGCCGCGTGTTCGTGCACCCGCTGGCAGGCGTGCTCTCCGCCTACGGCATGGGCCTGGCCGACCAGAACGTGATCCGCGAGCTGTCGATCGAGCTGCCGCTCACGCAATCCAACCTGCCGCTGGTGGCCGAAAAACTGGACACGCTGGGCGCCGCGGCGCAGGCGGAGCTGGAACAGCAGCAGGCCAATTCCGGCCAGGTAACCGTGCACCACCGCGTGCACGTGCGCTACGAAGGCAGCGACTCGGCGCTGGTCGTGCCCTTCGGCGACCTGCAGACGATCATCGCGGGCTTCGAGACCGCCTACCGCCAGCGCTTCGCCTTCCTGATGCAGGGCAAGGGGATGATGGTCGAGGCCGTGTCGGTGGAAGCCGTGGTCGCGGGGGACGCGCCGGCCGAGCCGCGCAACGACATGCACCCGATGCGCGAGGCGCCGCGGCGCGAGACGGTGCGCATGTACTCGGGCGGGCAGTGGCACGAGGCCGCGCTCATCGTGCGCGAGGACCTGCGCGCGGGCGACATCATGGCGGGGCCCGCCATCATCGCGGAGAAGAACGCGACCACCGTGGTGGAGCCCGGCTGGGAGGCGCAGCTGACGGCGCTGGACCACATCGTGCTGGAGCGGCGCGTGCCGCGCACGCAGCGCTTCGCCGCGGGGACGCGAGTCGACCCCGTGCTGCTGGAGGTCTTCAACAACCTCTTCATGAACATCGCCGAGCAGATGGGGCTGCAGCTGCAGAACACGGCGTACTCGGTGAACATCAAGGAGCGGCTCGATTTTTCCTGCGCGCTGTTCGACGCGGAGGGCAACCTCATCGCCAACGCGCCGCACATGCCGGTGCACCTGGGCTCGATGGGCGAGTCGATCAAGACGGTGATTCGCGAGAACGCCGGCCGCATGTCGCCCGGTGACGTGTACGTGCTGAACGACCCTTACCACGGCGGCACGCACCTGCCGGACGTCACGGTGATCACGCCCGTCTACCTCGGCACGAGCGCGTCCGACAAGCCGTTGTTCTATGTGGGCTCGCGCGGCCACCACGCCGACATCGGCGGCAGCACGCCGGGTTCGATGCCACCCTTCTCGACACGCGTCGAGGAGGAGGGCGTGCAGATCAACAACGTCAAGCTCGTGGACCGCGGCGTGTTGCGCGAGGCCGAAATGGTCCAGCTGCTCAAGAGCGGCGAATTCCCCAGCCGCAACCCCGAGCAGAACATGGCGGACCTGAAGGCGCAGATCGCCGCCAACGAGAAGGGCGTGCAGGAGCTGCGCAAGATGGTCGAGCAGTTCGGGCTCGATGTCGTGCAGGCCTACATGAAGCACGTGCAGGACAACGCCGAGGAGTCCGTGCGGCGCGTGATCACGAAACTGAAGGATGGCAAGTTCACCTTGCCGCTGGACAACGGCGCACAGATCCAGGTGGCGATTCGCGTCAACGCCCAGGACCGCAGCGCCGAGATCGACTTCACCGGCACGTCGCCCCAGCAGGTCAACAACTTCAATGCGCCGACGGCGGTGTGCATGGCGGCGGTGCTGTACGTCTTCCGCACGCTGGTGGACGACGAGATCCCGCTGAACGCCGGGTGCCTGAAGCCGCTGAAGGTCGTCATCCCGTCGCACTCGATGCTCAACCCCGACCCGCCGGCTTCGGTGGTGGCGGGCAACGTCGAGACCTCGACGTGCATCACCAACGCGCTGTACGGCGCACTGGGCGTGATGGCGTCGAGCCAGTGCACGATGAACAACTTCACCTTCGGCAACGCGCGCCACCAGTACTACGAGACGATCTCGGGCGGCAGCGGCGCGGGCGAGGGCTTCGACGGCACGAGCGTCGTGCAGACGCACATGACCAACTCGCGCCTGACGGACCCGGAGGTGCTGGAGTTCCGCTTCCCGGTGCGGCTGGAGAGCTACGCGATCCGCGACGGTTCGGGCGGCGCAGGCAAGTTCAAGGGCGGCAACGGCGGCGTGCGGCGCGTGCGCTTCCTCGAGCCGATGACGGCGAGCATCCTGTCGAACGGCCGCAAGCACGGCGCCTTCGGCATGGCCGGCGGCCAGCCCGGGCAGGTTGGCGTGAACCGCGTCGTGCGGGTGGACGGGAAGGTGGAGGAGCTGGACCACATCGCCTCGGCCGAGATGGGGCCGGGCGACATCTTCGAAATCCACACGCCCGGCGGCGGCGGGTACGGATAG
- the rfaE1 gene encoding D-glycero-beta-D-manno-heptose-7-phosphate kinase, giving the protein MNKQQLARARVLVVGDPMLDRYWHGAVDRISPEAPVPVVKVNREEERIGAAANVAYNIATLGAKAAFLGVVGDDEPGRRLEALLKETGIAAHLKRDPRLKTTVKLRVIGRHQQLLRMDFENEPDHEALASQNEAFAQLAPQHDAVLFSDYGKGGLAHIPKMIQLARAAKKPVLIDPKGSDYERYAGATVITPNRAELQQVMGSWKDDAQLREKAQKLREALRLDAILVTLGEDGMTLFDAQGETHVAAQAREVFDVTGAGDTVIATLAALVAAGMSLRDAMPLANKAGGIVVGKFGTATVSYEELFE; this is encoded by the coding sequence ATGAACAAGCAACAACTCGCCAGGGCGCGCGTGCTGGTCGTCGGCGACCCGATGCTGGACCGCTACTGGCACGGCGCGGTCGACCGCATCTCGCCCGAGGCGCCCGTGCCGGTCGTCAAGGTCAACCGCGAGGAAGAGCGCATCGGCGCCGCGGCCAACGTGGCCTACAACATCGCCACGCTCGGCGCGAAGGCCGCGTTCCTCGGCGTCGTCGGCGACGACGAACCGGGCCGCCGCCTCGAAGCGCTGCTCAAGGAAACCGGCATCGCCGCGCACCTGAAGCGCGACCCGCGCCTGAAGACCACGGTGAAGCTGCGCGTGATCGGCCGCCACCAGCAGCTGCTGCGCATGGATTTCGAGAACGAGCCCGACCACGAGGCGCTGGCCTCGCAGAACGAGGCGTTTGCGCAGCTGGCGCCGCAGCACGACGCCGTGCTCTTCTCCGACTACGGCAAGGGCGGGCTCGCGCACATCCCGAAGATGATCCAGCTGGCGCGCGCGGCGAAGAAGCCGGTGCTGATCGACCCCAAGGGCTCGGACTACGAGCGCTATGCGGGCGCGACGGTCATCACGCCCAACCGCGCCGAGCTGCAGCAGGTGATGGGCAGCTGGAAGGACGATGCGCAGTTGCGCGAGAAGGCGCAGAAGCTGCGCGAGGCGCTGCGCCTGGATGCGATCCTGGTCACGCTGGGCGAGGACGGCATGACGCTCTTCGATGCGCAGGGTGAGACGCACGTCGCGGCGCAGGCGCGCGAAGTGTTCGACGTGACGGGCGCCGGCGACACCGTCATCGCCACGCTGGCGGCGCTGGTGGCCGCGGGCATGTCGCTGCGCGACGCCATGCCGCTCGCCAACAAGGCCGGCGGCATCGTGGTGGGCAAGTTCGGCACCGCCACCGTTTCGTACGAGGAGCTGTTCGAATGA
- a CDS encoding LapA family protein, whose amino-acid sequence MKYLMWLLKAAIFFTLFAFALNNQQATALHFFFGYEWRAPLVLVVLAAFAAGLAVGALGMVPRWLRHRAAARRAQERAAAAGMTTMPPPNTGHHGL is encoded by the coding sequence ATGAAATACCTGATGTGGCTGCTCAAGGCAGCCATTTTTTTTACCCTGTTCGCCTTCGCGCTGAACAACCAGCAAGCCACCGCGCTGCACTTCTTCTTCGGCTACGAGTGGCGCGCGCCGCTCGTGCTGGTGGTGCTGGCGGCCTTCGCGGCCGGGTTGGCGGTGGGTGCGCTGGGCATGGTGCCGCGCTGGCTGCGGCACCGCGCGGCTGCGCGCCGTGCGCAGGAGCGGGCGGCAGCGGCCGGCATGACGACGATGCCGCCGCCCAACACGGGACACCATGGACTTTGA